The Glycine soja cultivar W05 chromosome 6, ASM419377v2, whole genome shotgun sequence genome has a window encoding:
- the LOC114416281 gene encoding uncharacterized protein LOC114416281, producing MDRGFKRSKSEPTLYIKSQGQYTLLLSLYVDDLIYTRNNTKMMMEFKKDMMKTFEMTDVGLMSYFLGIEVSQRNEGIFISQKKYTKSLLKKFKMYDCKPVATPLITNEKLQKNDGAPEADASKYRSLIGSLLYLTATRPDIMYATSLLSRFMQSPSQIHFGAGKRILRYLQGTKEFGIWYTTETNPELLGYTDSDWAGSGDDMKSTSGYAFSLGSGMFSWASKKQATVAQSTAEAEYVAAAEATSQAI from the coding sequence ATGGATCGAGGATTCAAGAGGAGCAAGAGTGAGCCTACACTTTACATCAAGTCTCAAGGGCAGTACACTCTCTTACTCTCTCTATATGTAGATGATCTTATCTACACGAGAAACAATACTAAGATGATGATGGAGTTTAAAAAAGACATGATGAAGACCTTTGAGATGACCGACGTTGGTTTGATGAGTTACTTCCTCGGCATAGAGGTAAGTCAGAGAAATGAAGGGATATTCATCTCGCAAAAGAAATACACAAAAAGCTTACTTAAGAAATTCAAGATGTATGATTGCAAACCTGTTGCTACTCCACTCATAACAAATGAGAAACTACAGAAGAATGATGGAGCACCAGAAGCTGATGCATCCAAATACCGAAGTCTAATTGGAAGCCTCCTATATTTGACAGCTACACGGCCTGACATAATGTATGCTACAAGTCTTCTatcaagattcatgcaaagcccAAGTCAAATACATTTTGGAGCAGGAAAAAGAATTTTGAGGTATCTACAAGGAACAAAAGAGTTCGGTATATGGTATACTACCGAAACCAACCCAGAACTACTTGGCTACACCGACAGTGATTGGGCAGGTTCGGGAGATGACATGAAGAGTACCTCTGGCTATGCTTTCTCACTAGGATCGGGAATGTTCTCTTGGGCGTCGAAGAAGCAAGCTACAGTAGCACAATCAACAGCAGAAGCAGAGTACGTGGCAGCTGCTGAAGCAACGAGTCAAGCTATATGA